In a genomic window of Phyllostomus discolor isolate MPI-MPIP mPhyDis1 chromosome 5, mPhyDis1.pri.v3, whole genome shotgun sequence:
- the TMEM240 gene encoding transmembrane protein 240: MSMSANTMIFMILGASIVMAIACLMDMNALLDRFHNYILPHLRGEDRVCHCNCGRHHIHYVIPYDGDQSVVDASENYFVTDNVTKQEIDLMLGLLLGFCISWFLVWMDGVLHCAVRAWRAGRRYDGSWTWLPKLCNLREFGRRPHRPFEEAAGNMVHVKQKLYHNGHPSPRHL, from the exons aTGTCCATGAGCGCGAACACCATGATCTTCATGATTCTGGGGGCGTCGATCGTGATG GCCATCGCGTGCTTGATGGACATGAACGCGCTGCTGGACCGCTTCCACAACTACATCCTCCCGCACCTGCGGGGCGAGGATCGCGTCTGCCACTGCAACTGTGGCCG GCACCACATCCACTACGTGATCCCGTACGACGGGGACCAGTCAGTGGTGGACGCCTCCGAAAACTACTTCGTGACAGACAACGTCACCAAGCAGGAGATCGACCTCATGCTGGGGCTGCTGCTCGGCTTCTGCATCAGCTGGTTCCTGGTGTGGATGGACGGCGTCCTGCACTGCGCCGTGCGCGCCTGGAGGGCCGGTCGGCGCTACG ATGGCTCGTGGACCTGGCTGCCCAAGCTGTGCAACTTGCGGGAGTTTGGCCGGCGGCCGCACAGGCCCTTCGAAGAGGCGGCCGGGAACATGGTGCACGTGAAGCAGAAACTCTACCACAACGGCCACCCGAGCCCGCGGCATCTTTGA
- the SSU72 gene encoding RNA polymerase II subunit A C-terminal domain phosphatase SSU72, whose amino-acid sequence MTSGSRSRHLARAEEPRLGGSPEPESADGAAAAMPSSPLRVAVVCSSNQNRSMEAHNILSKRGFSVRSFGTGTHVKLPGPAPDKPNVYDFKTTYDQMYNDLLRKDKELYTQNGILHMLDRNKRIKPRPERFQNCKDLFDLILTCEERVYDQVVEDLNSREQETCQPVHVINVDIQDNHEEATLGAFLICELCQCIQHTEDMENEIDELLQEFEEKSGRAFLHTVCFY is encoded by the exons ATGACTTCCGGGAGCCGCAGCCGCCATCTTGCTCGTGCGGAAGAGCCGCGACTGGGTGGGAGCCCGGAGCCGGAGAGTGCGGACGGGGCGGCCGCCGCCATGCCGTCGTCGCCGCTGCGGGTGGCGGTGGTTTGCTCGAGCAACCAGAACCGTAGCATGGAGGCCCACAACATCCTCAG CAAGCGGGGGTTCAGCGTCCGGTCCTTTGGAACGGGGACTCACGTGAAGCTGCCCGGGCCGGCGCCCGACAAGCCCAACGTGTACGACTTCAAGACCACGTACGACCAGATGTACAACGACCTCCTTAGGAAAGACAAGGAACT CTACACACAGAACGGCATCCTGCACATGCTGGACCGGAACAAGCGGATCAAGCCTCGGCCGGAGAGGTTCCAGAACTGCAAAGACCTGTTTGACCTGATCCTCACCTGCGAGGAGAGAGTGTACGACCAGGTGGTGGAAG ACCTGAACTCCCGGGAGCAGGAGACCTGCCAGCCGGTGCACGTGATCAACGTGGACATCCAGGACAACCACGAGGAGGCCACCCTGGGGGCCTTCCTCATCTGTGAGCTCTGCCAGTGC atCCAGCACACGGAGGACATGGAGAACGAGATCGACGAGCTGCTGCAGGAGTTCGAGGAGAAGAGCGGCCGGGCCTTCCTGCACACCGTCTGCTTCTACTGA
- the LOC118500487 gene encoding uncharacterized protein LOC118500487 has product MTRSGGAGDVPRRDARRGRTHGGPEASPPSQSPVGGRRKAHPAGVELPRALRPWAYAAEARGPHRNCPPTCAGVLTSQGGAAVSESDVRRPKGSAFVAGSDVARAQTGVASGWGPLDASLGNRARSADPTELGVLGPAAGAVAPAETGFARTLGRSRRAVTSLRCPHLFGRDAPASARRPCRRLRRRPPSPSRGNPAEFNVSTFSISLRVETPTWLAWASHSGSQSVFAPNEFFLPRGHPADVLLTSGVFAADARETPTAPGLASKQVWRPQSHLS; this is encoded by the exons ATGACGCGAAGCGGCGGCGCCGGCGACGTACCGCGTCGGGACGCGCGGCGCGGGCGGACACACGGCGGCCCAGAAGCCTCCCCGCCGTCTCAGAGCCCCGTCGGGGGGCGGAGGAAGGCCCACCCAGCGGGCGTCGAGCTGCCGAGAGCGCTTCGGCCCTGGGCGTACGCAGCCGAGGCCCGCGGTCCTCACAGGAACTGCCCACCGACCTGCGCCGGCGTCCTGACGTCACAAGGCGGCGCCGCCGTCTCCGAGAGTGACGTAAGGCGTCCCAAAGGTTCCGCCTTCGTCGCTGGGAGTGACGTCGCACGCGCTCAAACAGGCGTGGCCAGCGGCTGGGGGCCACTGGACGCGTCGCTTGGCAACCGTGCGCGCTCCGCAGACCCCACGGAGCTCGGAGTCCTCGGTCCTGCCGCCGGGGCCGTCGCGCCCGCCGAGACGGGCTTTGCGCGCACCCTCGGCCGGTCCAGGAGGGCCGTCACGTCTCTCCGCTGCCCGCACCTCTTCGGGAGGGACGCCCCTGCCTCCGCCCGCCGCCCCTGCCGCCGCTTGCGCCGGCGTCCGCCATCGCCCTCCCGCGGAAACCCTGCGGAGTTTAACGTTAG TactttctccatttccctccGGGTGGAAACCCCCACCTGGCTGGCCTGGGCCTCCCATTCCGGATCGCAGTCCGTCTTTGCCCCGAATGAATTCTTTTTGCCGCGAGGACACCCAGCCGACGTTTTACTCACGTCCGGCGTATTTGCGGCTGACGCCAGAGAGACCCCCACGGCTCCAGGGCTGGCGAGCAAACAGGTGTGGCGCCCACAGAGCCATCTAAGTTAG
- the FNDC10 gene encoding fibronectin type III domain-containing protein 10: MHAPPPPSPLLLLLLLLLAACAPPPCATGAPTPPGWEPGADAPWCPYKVLPEGPEAGGGRLCFRSPARGFSCQAPGCAVHASAGHLLRASVLRNRSVLLQWRLPPAQALRVRAFALNCSWRGAYTRFPCERVLLGASCRDYLLPDVHDGVRYRLCLQLLPLRAEHAAAGPPESSGPTECVEFAAEPAGMREIVVAMTAVGGSICVMLVVICLLVAYITENLMHPAFGRPGLRRQP, encoded by the coding sequence ATGCACGCCCCGCCGCCGCCGTCGCCGCTGCTGCTCCTACTGCTCCTGCTGCTGGCCGCCTGCGCGCCGCCCCCCTGCGCCACGGGCGCCCCGACGCCCCCGGGCTGGGAGCCGGGGGCCGACGCGCCTTGGTGCCCCTACAAGGTGCTGCCTGAAGGCCCGGAGGCGGGCGGCGGGCGCTTGTGCTTCCGCAGCCCTGCGCGCGGCTTCAGCTGCCAGGCGCCCGGCTGCGCGGTGCACGCTTCTGCCGGCCACTTGCTACGCGCCAGCGTCCTGCGCAACCGCAGCGTGCTGCTGCAGTGGCGCCTGCCCCCGGCCCAGGCGCTCCGCGTGCGCGCCTTCGCGCTCAACTGCTCGTGGCGCGGCGCCTACACTCGCTTCCCGTGCGAGCGCGTGCTGCTCGGCGCCTCCTGCCGCGACTACCTGCTGCCCGACGTGCACGACGGCGTGCGCTACCGTTTGTgcctgcagctgctgcctctgcGCGCCGAGCACGCCGCCGCCGGCCCCCCGGAGTCCTCCGGGCCCACCGAATGCGTGGAGTTCGCCGCGGAGCCCGCCGGCATGCGAGAGATCGTCGTGGCCATGACGGCGGTGGGCGGCTCCATCTGCGTCATGCTCGTGGTCATCTGCTTGCTCGTGGCCTACATCACGGAGAACCTCATGCACCCGGCCTTTGGGCGCCCGGGCCTGCGCCGGCAGCCCTGA